One genomic region from Campylobacter concisus encodes:
- a CDS encoding NADH-ubiquinone oxidoreductase subunit E family protein, with translation MRRVDLRHLKSEFLSALGQQIKASEAGEVIIFLFEIGDFSGVTKAVNLAYNLNCEVMNSLKFNQVDWVLTIKKGKI, from the coding sequence ATGAGAAGGGTCGATCTTAGGCACTTAAAGAGTGAGTTTTTGAGCGCTCTTGGACAGCAGATAAAGGCTAGCGAGGCTGGCGAAGTGATTATATTTTTATTTGAGATAGGCGATTTTAGTGGTGTGACAAAGGCTGTAAATTTAGCCTATAATCTAAACTGCGAAGTGATGAACTCGCTTAAATTTAACCAAGTTGATTGGGTATTAACCATAAAAAAGGGCAAGATATGA